A window from Vanessa atalanta chromosome 18, ilVanAtal1.2, whole genome shotgun sequence encodes these proteins:
- the LOC125071183 gene encoding N-alpha-acetyltransferase 40 isoform X1 gives MSNIVLLKKTVSSVNKSKEKRQARKLEQRRIADGMSYVTSANKLKELAPLCKELLVYSNKDLEIDMYIQKVSELDKKVLDWAISLTERNMKSLYETCAWGWNKDDKVEQMMDDTAWYLIAKDKNNKLQAFSHFRFDMDFGDPVLYCYELQIEAEGRRRGLGQRVLSVLERLAQATRMRCVRLTALTHNPSAAAFFRACGYSLDETSPPKEEISHYEILSKATEATAMEDDTLPEPPNTRIELAGS, from the exons ATGAGTAATATTGTATTGCTT AAAAAGACAGTTTCTTCAGTCAATAAAAGCAAAGAAAAACGTCAAGCGCGAAAGTTAGAACAGCGCCGCATAGCTGATGGAATGTCCTATGTTACTTCTGCAAACAAATTGAAAGAGCTCGCTCCCTTGTGTAAAGAGCTGCTTGTCTACAGTAACAAGGACTTAGAGATAGACATGTACATCCAAAAGGTATCAGAACTTGACAAAAAAGTATTAGACTGGGCCATCAGTCTGACAGAAAGAAATATGAAATCATT gtATGAAACATGTGCGTGGGGCTGGAACAAGGATGATAAAGTTGAGCAAATGATGGACGATACAGCATGGTACCTGATagctaaagataaaaataataaacttcaagCATTTTCACATTTTAGATTTGACATGGATTTCGGTGATCCAGTACTTTATTG ttacGAGTTGCAAATCGAGGCGGAAGGAAGACGCCGCGGGCTGGGCCAGCGCGTGCTGAGCGTACTCGAGCGGCTGGCGCAAGCGACGCGCATGCGCTGCGTGCGGCTCACTGCGCTCACACACAACCCCTCCGCCGCCGCATTCTTCAGGGCTTGTGG GTACAGTCTTGATGAAACAAGTCCACCGAAAGAAGAGATTTCACATTACGAAATCTTGAGTAAAGCTACCGAGGCGACGGCGATGGAGGACGATACATTACCAGAACCACCCAATACACGGATAGAACTCGCAGGCTCTTAA
- the LOC125071171 gene encoding 1,5-anhydro-D-fructose reductase-like encodes MSVRLFLRSENFVKRRGNNISYFCRCIHSLVRNMKYVKLSQTEDLMPTLGLGTWQASPEVIESTVYKALDLGYRHIDTAFNYNNEEAIGNAIRKWIDNGKGTRKDLFITTKLPHVGNRASDVKKFLDLQLKRLQMEYVDLYLIHVPFGFHCNPETLTPVVKSNGEYDLDMDTDHISTWKAMEECQKEGRIRNLGLSNFNESQITKIISACTVKPQVLQVELHAYFQQLDLRKFCSDHDIVVTAYAPLGSPGAKDHFVNKYNYSPDAFPDILGHPDVNEIAQAHQKTPAQVLLRYLVQQKVVVIPKSTSEKRLKENSDIYDFELAPVEVNQLKKIDQGEEGRIFNFLFWKGVENHPEYPFKLGPAIN; translated from the exons ATGTCCGTCAGATTGTTCTTGAGAAGTGAAAATTTTGTGAAAAGAAGAggcaataatatttcatatttttgtcgCTGTATTCATTCTTTAGTAAGAAATATGAAGTACGTTAAACTTTCTCAAACGGAGGATTTAATGCCAACGCTAGGATTGGGAACATGGCAG gcTTCACCAGAAGTCATCGAGTCAACTGTATATAAAGCTTTAGACTTAGGATATCGTCATATCGACACTGCCTTTAATTACAACAACGAGGAGGCTATTGGTAATGCTATAAGAAAATGGATTGATAATGGTAAAGGCACAAGAAAAGATTTATTCATTACCACTAAG ctCCCTCACGTGGGAAATCGTGCGTCCGATGTAAAGAAGTTTCTAGATCTTCAACTGAAGCGACTGCAGATGGAATACGTAGATTTGTATTTGATACACGTGCCTTTCGGATTCCATTGTAACCCAGAGACGTTGACGCCCGTCGTAAAGAGTAATGGCGAATATGATTTGGACATGGATACGGATCATATAAGCACTTGGAAG gcAATGGAAGAATGTCAAAAAGAAGGACGCATTCGTAACCTTGGTCTATCCAACTTCAACGAGTCGCAAATAACTAAGATTATCAGCGCTTGTACAGTGAAGCCCCAGGTGTTGCAGGTGGAACTGCACGCATATTTCCAGCAGTTAGACTTGCGCAAGTTCTGCTCTGACCATGATATAGTAGTCACCGCGTATGCCCCTTTAGGGAGTCCGGGCGCGAAGGATCACTTCGTCAACAAGTATAATTATAG CCCTGACGCATTTCCGGATATACTGGGTCATCCAGATGTAAACGAAATAGCTCAAGCTCACCAAAAGACACCAGCTCAAGTGTTATTAAGATACTTGGTCCAGCAAAAAGTTGTAGTTATTCCGAAAAGTACTAGCGAGAAAAGACTTAAG gaAAATTCTGACATTTATGATTTCGAACTGGCACCTGTTGAAGTGAATCAACTGAAAAAAATAGACCAGGGGGAGGAAGgcagaatttttaatttcttattctgGAAAGGTGTAGAAAATCACCCAGAATATCCTTTTAAATTAGGTCcagcaattaattaa
- the LOC125071183 gene encoding N-alpha-acetyltransferase 40 isoform X2, which translates to MGKKTVSSVNKSKEKRQARKLEQRRIADGMSYVTSANKLKELAPLCKELLVYSNKDLEIDMYIQKVSELDKKVLDWAISLTERNMKSLYETCAWGWNKDDKVEQMMDDTAWYLIAKDKNNKLQAFSHFRFDMDFGDPVLYCYELQIEAEGRRRGLGQRVLSVLERLAQATRMRCVRLTALTHNPSAAAFFRACGYSLDETSPPKEEISHYEILSKATEATAMEDDTLPEPPNTRIELAGS; encoded by the exons ATGGGA AAAAAGACAGTTTCTTCAGTCAATAAAAGCAAAGAAAAACGTCAAGCGCGAAAGTTAGAACAGCGCCGCATAGCTGATGGAATGTCCTATGTTACTTCTGCAAACAAATTGAAAGAGCTCGCTCCCTTGTGTAAAGAGCTGCTTGTCTACAGTAACAAGGACTTAGAGATAGACATGTACATCCAAAAGGTATCAGAACTTGACAAAAAAGTATTAGACTGGGCCATCAGTCTGACAGAAAGAAATATGAAATCATT gtATGAAACATGTGCGTGGGGCTGGAACAAGGATGATAAAGTTGAGCAAATGATGGACGATACAGCATGGTACCTGATagctaaagataaaaataataaacttcaagCATTTTCACATTTTAGATTTGACATGGATTTCGGTGATCCAGTACTTTATTG ttacGAGTTGCAAATCGAGGCGGAAGGAAGACGCCGCGGGCTGGGCCAGCGCGTGCTGAGCGTACTCGAGCGGCTGGCGCAAGCGACGCGCATGCGCTGCGTGCGGCTCACTGCGCTCACACACAACCCCTCCGCCGCCGCATTCTTCAGGGCTTGTGG GTACAGTCTTGATGAAACAAGTCCACCGAAAGAAGAGATTTCACATTACGAAATCTTGAGTAAAGCTACCGAGGCGACGGCGATGGAGGACGATACATTACCAGAACCACCCAATACACGGATAGAACTCGCAGGCTCTTAA
- the LOC125071163 gene encoding UDP-glucosyltransferase 2-like, with the protein MSARMLWLVLVCASVAHAARILAVLPTNTKSHYAMYGRLIDALARKNHQLTVITHFTMKNPPTNVEEINLAGTIPEITNNLTKQHTSLKPDAVRNLEQIMKECVHACEVVSQNPAVKALVNSSKTFDLVIVEVFGSECFLPFGTRFKAPVVGLLSSVPLPWVNEQLGNPEGTSYIPAYMLGFGQSMNLWERFVNTIAVIYSKINYKNKSQQPSQIIADRLFGPGPKLETLAQNYSLVLANSHFSINEVRPLVPALIEVGGLHLDNSQVLPNELKRLLDNSHEGVIYWSFGSMSRIETIPSKKLAQIFTAISELSQTVLVRMDRQLLARNLTVPDNVYTMDWIPQYKTLCHPNVKLFISHGGLLGTQEAVACGVPTLMVPLYADQALNGRAMSDRGVARIISLKDSCTDTWRETFYDLLTNIRYKENALKLRDIFLDRPLPPLETGIYWIEYVLRHRGAGHLRSPALDLSYTQYLLLDVLALSIAITSLAIYILHKLFRYLCTRCIRWWPKDIVLEKRLFRRNISLFHCFLWIYKVKTN; encoded by the exons ATGAGCGCGCGGATGCTGTGGCTGGTGCTAGTCTGCGCTTCAGTGGCGCATGCAGCACGCATCTTGGCCGTACTACCTACTAACACGAAAAGCCACTATGCGATGTACGGCCGCCTCATCGATGCTCTTGCCCGGAAGAACCACCAGTTGACCGTCATAACACATTTCACAATG aaaaatcCACCGACCAACGTGGAAGAGATCAACTTAGCTGGTACGATACCTGAAATTACCAACAACCTAACTAAACAGCATACTTCCTTGAAACCAGATGCCGTACGAAATTTGGAACAAATTATGAAAGAATGTGTTCACGCTTGCGAAGTTGTTTCCCAAAACCCAGCCGTGAAAGCGCTGGTCAATTCGTCAAAAACATTCGATTTAGTTATAGTTGAAGTTTTTGGAAGTGAATGTTTTCTACCCTTTGGTACTAGATTCAAAGCTCCAGTTGTTGGGCTCCTATCGAGCGTACCACTTCCATGGGTCAACGAGCAATTGGGTAACCCAGAAGGAACATCATACATACCAGCTTATATGTTGGGTTTTGGACAAAGTATGAATTTATGGGAACGTTTTGTTAATACCATAGCTGTCATTTACTCCAAGATTAACTACAAGAATAAGTCCCAGCAACCTTCACAG ATAATTGCTGATCGTTTATTTGGTCCTGGGCCTAAATTGGAAACATTAGCACAAAACTATAGTCTAGTTCTTGCTAATAGCCATTTCAGTATCAATGAAGTACGACCATTAGTTCCTGCTTTGATAGAAGTTGGGGGATTGCACCTTGACAATTCGCAAGTGTTACCAAac GAATTAAAGCGACTCTTAGACAACTCACATGAAGGCGTAATATACTGGAGTTTTGGTTCTATGTCACGAATTGAAACTATACCCAGTAAGAAATTGGCACAGATTTTCACAGCTATATCTGAACTATCTCAAACTGTTCTCGTGAGGATGGACCGCCAATTGCTTGCAAGGAATCTTACCGTTCCAGACAACGTATATACTATGGACTGGATACCTCAATACAAGACCTTAT GTCACCCAAACGTAAAACTGTTTATATCTCATGGGGGTCTACTAGGAACACAAGAAGCGGTAGCGTGTGGCGTTCCAACGCTTATGGTGCCTTTGTATGCTGATCAGGCCTTGAATGGACGCGCCATGAGCGATCGTGGTGTCGCAAGGATAATTTCCTTAAAGGATTCATGCACAGATACATGGAGAGAAACATTCTACGatttacttacaaatattag GTACAAAGAAAACGCGCTTAAATTGAGAGATATATTCCTCGACCGGCCCTTGCCGCCGCTGGAGACCGGAATCTACTGGATCGAATACGTCCTAAGACATAGGGGGGCTGGACATTTGCGGTCACCAGCTCTCGACTTATCATACACACAGTATCTTTTATTAGACGTGTTAGCTCTCAGCATAGCTATCACCTCGTTGGCTATTTACATCCTCCATAAACTATTTCGATATTTATGTACACGTTGCATTCGGTGGTGGCCCAAAGACATAGTCTTAGAGAAGAGACTCTTCAGACGAAATATTAGTCTATTTCATTGTTTTCTTTGGATATACAAGGTGAAAACGAATTAA